A window from Ureaplasma parvum serovar 3 str. ATCC 27815 encodes these proteins:
- the infC gene encoding translation initiation factor IF-3 yields the protein MNTPNNQRHMSSNNDARKNQPLINDQIRFRTMVVIDDHGNNLGEMNRIDALNLAASKNLDLVVIAKKGNIPVTKILDYGKYKYEQKRRQKESRKNQTIIKVKEIKIKPMIGEHDLKVRAENAKRWLEDKDNVKFVIEARGRMCTKDEFIVQAYEKFIDLIKDYGTVVQANKKVSNYRYETIIEPIKK from the coding sequence ATGAATACACCAAACAATCAACGCCATATGTCATCAAATAATGATGCACGTAAAAATCAACCTTTAATTAATGATCAAATTCGTTTTCGAACAATGGTTGTAATTGATGACCATGGTAATAATTTAGGTGAAATGAATCGTATTGATGCCCTTAATTTAGCCGCTTCAAAGAATTTAGATTTAGTTGTTATTGCTAAAAAAGGAAATATTCCTGTAACAAAAATTTTAGATTATGGTAAGTACAAATACGAACAAAAACGTCGTCAAAAAGAATCAAGAAAAAATCAAACAATTATTAAGGTAAAAGAAATCAAAATTAAACCAATGATTGGTGAACATGATTTAAAAGTAAGAGCAGAAAATGCTAAACGTTGATTAGAAGATAAAGACAACGTGAAATTTGTGATTGAAGCACGTGGACGTATGTGTACAAAAGATGAATTTATTGTACAAGCTTATGAAAAATTCATTGACTTAATTAAAGATTATGGTACAGTTGTTCAAGCTAATAAAAAAGTTAGCAATTATCGATATGAAACAATTATTGAACCAATTAAAAAATAA
- the rpmI gene encoding 50S ribosomal protein L35, with protein sequence MAKIRQKTKRAVAKRFSITKNGKLKRKHAYRSHLALGRSTKAKRHLRKDAIMSTSDTKRYTQCL encoded by the coding sequence ATGGCTAAAATTAGACAAAAAACAAAAAGAGCTGTTGCAAAACGTTTTAGTATTACAAAAAATGGTAAATTAAAACGTAAACACGCTTATAGATCACATTTAGCTCTAGGTCGTTCAACAAAAGCTAAACGTCATTTAAGAAAAGACGCAATTATGAGCACATCTGACACAAAAAGATATACTCAATGCTTATAG
- the rplT gene encoding 50S ribosomal protein L20, with protein MRVKGGSVTRQRRKRWLEKAEGSWGTRNTSYRIARQTVIRAAEYAYRDRRNKKRDFRKLWISRINAAVRELGYTYSQFMNALVKANVVTKDGQGLNRKMLSELAINNPEAFNQLVDKVMK; from the coding sequence ATGAGAGTAAAAGGTGGAAGTGTTACACGTCAACGTCGTAAAAGATGATTAGAAAAAGCTGAAGGTTCATGAGGAACACGTAATACCTCATATAGAATTGCTCGTCAAACAGTAATTCGTGCTGCAGAGTATGCATATCGTGATCGTCGTAATAAAAAGCGTGATTTTAGAAAATTATGAATTTCAAGAATTAATGCTGCAGTTCGTGAATTAGGATATACATATTCACAATTTATGAATGCATTAGTAAAAGCTAATGTTGTTACTAAAGATGGTCAAGGTTTAAATAGAAAAATGCTATCTGAATTAGCAATTAACAACCCTGAAGCATTTAATCAATTAGTTGATAAAGTAATGAAATAA
- the rpsJ gene encoding 30S ribosomal protein S10: MNQELRIRLESYDHRLLDDTVKTIVNISNSTGSKLRGPIPLPTKKEIFTILRSPHVNKSSREQFERRTHKRLIILENPQPKTMEALKRLSVPFGVEVTFKI, encoded by the coding sequence ATGAATCAAGAATTAAGAATTAGATTAGAATCTTATGACCACAGATTATTAGATGATACAGTAAAAACAATTGTAAACATTTCTAACTCTACAGGTTCTAAATTAAGAGGTCCAATTCCTCTACCAACTAAAAAGGAAATTTTTACAATTTTAAGATCACCACATGTTAATAAATCAAGTCGTGAACAATTTGAAAGAAGAACACACAAACGTTTAATTATTTTAGAAAATCCACAACCTAAAACAATGGAAGCTTTAAAACGTTTATCAGTTCCATTTGGTGTTGAAGTTACTTTCAAAATTTAA
- the rplC gene encoding 50S ribosomal protein L3, protein MKSLLGTKVGMTQVFTETGKAVAATVIYVEPNKVLAVKTNEKDGYSAIQIGYETVKEKALNKPLLGQFKKANSDPKRHIKEFRDVVAEVGAELTVSEFEPGQLVNAQAYTKGHGFTGSIKRHNFSMGPMGHGAGYPHRYVGSIAKGRGGSQAQRVFKGTKLPGHYGHELVTTKNLLVLDVKANENLILIKGAIPGPKGSIVLLKSAKKVGHIVSDPQVVNYLANKASSSEANE, encoded by the coding sequence ATGAAATCATTATTAGGAACAAAAGTTGGCATGACTCAAGTTTTTACAGAAACAGGTAAAGCTGTAGCTGCCACAGTTATCTATGTTGAACCAAATAAGGTTTTAGCTGTTAAAACTAATGAAAAAGACGGCTACAGTGCAATTCAAATTGGTTATGAAACAGTAAAAGAAAAAGCATTAAACAAACCATTATTAGGTCAATTCAAAAAAGCAAATTCAGATCCAAAACGTCACATTAAAGAATTTAGAGATGTTGTTGCTGAAGTTGGTGCTGAATTAACAGTTAGTGAATTTGAACCAGGACAATTAGTTAATGCACAAGCATATACTAAAGGACACGGATTTACAGGTTCAATTAAACGTCATAATTTTAGTATGGGTCCAATGGGCCATGGTGCTGGTTATCCACATCGTTATGTTGGTTCTATTGCTAAAGGACGTGGGGGTAGTCAAGCTCAACGTGTTTTCAAAGGAACTAAATTACCTGGTCATTATGGACATGAATTAGTAACAACTAAAAACTTACTAGTATTAGATGTTAAAGCAAATGAAAATTTAATCCTAATTAAAGGTGCTATTCCAGGACCAAAAGGTTCAATTGTTTTATTAAAATCAGCTAAAAAAGTTGGCCATATCGTAAGCGATCCACAAGTTGTTAACTACTTAGCTAATAAAGCATCATCAAGTGAAGCAAACGAATAA
- the rplD gene encoding 50S ribosomal protein L4, translating into MAKIKLLSIDGNFAKELEVTSDLFVEVPHKQAMFDSVLAENAAERQGTHSTLTKGEVRGGGKKPWRQKHTGKARTGSTRNPHWTGGGVVFGPKPNRNYNLKVNAKVRLLAFKSALTIKLNEGKMLGLVANSDLETPSTKKMVNFINNANLENQKVLLVIVDNFSNIKKSTNNLQKVTTKLWYQVSVRDLMHANVVVVAEEAFTNYARKVSK; encoded by the coding sequence ATGGCAAAAATTAAATTATTATCTATTGATGGTAACTTCGCAAAAGAACTTGAAGTAACCTCTGATCTTTTTGTTGAAGTACCTCACAAACAAGCAATGTTTGACTCAGTGCTTGCTGAAAATGCAGCTGAACGTCAAGGTACACATTCAACCCTAACAAAGGGTGAAGTTCGTGGTGGTGGTAAAAAACCATGAAGACAAAAACACACAGGTAAAGCACGTACAGGTTCAACACGTAACCCACATTGAACAGGTGGGGGTGTGGTATTTGGTCCAAAACCAAATCGTAACTACAATTTAAAAGTTAATGCAAAAGTAAGACTATTAGCTTTCAAATCAGCATTAACTATTAAATTGAATGAAGGAAAAATGCTAGGTTTAGTAGCAAATAGCGATTTAGAAACACCTTCAACTAAAAAAATGGTAAATTTCATTAATAATGCTAACTTAGAAAATCAAAAAGTTTTATTAGTAATAGTCGACAATTTTAGTAATATTAAAAAATCAACAAACAATTTACAAAAAGTTACAACAAAATTATGATACCAAGTTTCAGTTCGTGATTTAATGCATGCAAATGTTGTTGTTGTGGCTGAAGAAGCATTTACAAATTACGCAAGAAAGGTAAGTAAATAA
- a CDS encoding 50S ribosomal protein L23, with protein MELTRVILHPYTTEKTYSIRNKSEHETLTFIVDKNANKYQIREAFIAIFGLKPLKIRTTNRRPAKIRTSTARPGYTKAKKIAYVVMPVGVKVAVSKEEVEAANAK; from the coding sequence ATGGAATTAACAAGAGTTATTTTACATCCATATACGACAGAAAAAACTTATTCTATTCGTAATAAAAGCGAGCATGAAACATTAACTTTTATTGTTGATAAAAATGCTAATAAATACCAAATTCGTGAAGCATTTATTGCGATTTTTGGTTTAAAACCACTTAAAATTCGTACTACAAATCGTCGTCCTGCAAAAATTCGTACTTCAACAGCTAGACCAGGATATACAAAAGCAAAAAAAATTGCTTATGTAGTAATGCCAGTAGGTGTTAAAGTAGCTGTAAGTAAAGAAGAAGTTGAAGCAGCAAACGCAAAGTAG
- the rplB gene encoding 50S ribosomal protein L2 → MAVKRIKNHSSGKRQTVVVDYKSILTTSKPEKSLLVTLPKKAGRNNQGKITIRHHGGGHKRKYRIIDFKRNKDNIYGTIKSIEYDPNRTSFISLVVYADGEKRYIIAPKGIKVGDKIISGNENIDILLGNSLPLEFIPEGTLVHNIELSPNAGGQITRSAGASAQILGFDETKKYILVKLNSGEVRKFRKECRATIGTVSNDEHILENLGKAGKSRHLGVRPTVRGSAMNPNDHPHGGGEGRSPVGMDAPRTPWGKRHMGVKTRNNKKSSTSMIVRRRK, encoded by the coding sequence ATGGCAGTTAAACGTATTAAAAACCATAGTAGTGGTAAAAGACAAACTGTTGTTGTTGATTACAAATCGATTTTAACAACAAGTAAACCAGAAAAATCATTGCTTGTTACTTTACCTAAAAAAGCAGGTAGAAACAATCAAGGGAAAATTACAATTAGACACCATGGTGGTGGTCATAAACGTAAATATCGTATTATTGACTTTAAAAGAAATAAAGATAATATTTATGGAACTATTAAATCAATTGAATACGATCCAAACAGAACATCATTTATTTCATTAGTTGTTTACGCTGATGGAGAAAAACGTTATATTATTGCTCCTAAAGGAATTAAAGTGGGCGATAAAATTATTTCAGGAAATGAAAACATTGATATTTTATTAGGTAATTCATTACCACTTGAATTTATTCCAGAAGGTACATTAGTTCACAATATTGAACTATCACCAAATGCTGGTGGTCAAATTACAAGAAGTGCTGGTGCTAGTGCACAAATTCTTGGTTTTGATGAAACTAAAAAATATATTTTAGTTAAATTAAACTCAGGCGAAGTTCGTAAATTTAGAAAAGAATGTCGTGCTACAATTGGAACTGTTTCAAATGATGAACACATTCTTGAAAATTTAGGTAAAGCTGGTAAATCACGTCATTTAGGGGTTCGTCCAACAGTTCGTGGTTCTGCAATGAACCCTAATGATCACCCACATGGGGGTGGTGAAGGTCGTTCACCAGTTGGTATGGATGCACCTCGTACACCTTGAGGTAAACGTCACATGGGTGTTAAAACTCGCAACAATAAGAAATCATCAACGAGCATGATTGTTCGTCGTCGTAAATAA
- the rpsS gene encoding 30S ribosomal protein S19, whose amino-acid sequence MSRSLKKGAYADPSLLKKVEAANASVSKKPIKTWSRRSQIFPNFVGLTFEVHNGKTFLKVYVTEDMIGHKLGEFAPTRNFKNHTEAKR is encoded by the coding sequence ATGTCTAGAAGTTTAAAAAAAGGTGCTTACGCTGATCCTAGTTTATTAAAAAAAGTTGAAGCAGCTAATGCATCAGTTTCTAAAAAACCAATCAAAACATGATCTAGAAGAAGTCAAATTTTTCCAAACTTTGTTGGATTAACATTTGAAGTTCATAATGGTAAAACTTTCTTAAAAGTTTACGTAACAGAAGATATGATTGGTCACAAATTAGGTGAATTTGCACCAACACGTAATTTCAAAAACCATACAGAAGCTAAACGTTAG
- the rplV gene encoding 50S ribosomal protein L22: MTNKVIQRNIHISHRKASLVIDLVRNKPVHEAIRILSNTPKKFAPIVLKLLNSAISNVQHNSKDMDPSKLYIYKIVANQGPTMKRTLPRAKGSADQLFKRTTHLEIVLSDDVNEREKELAAIKAKKSKKPLAVEPIAKVETKKVAKPSKVEIKPVEKDENVDPELLKREQQVLKVVEKTASQKEEETTETIMISTSPKNAQVLFDDLEKNVIFYKTTPINKVLRVLVYVTSPTKKVVGEFDLESVEIGAISSIWRKYSKQSVISKKEYDAYYEGKDKAHALVSKKAYKYRNPKDLSEYNMTKGPSGFQYLK, translated from the coding sequence ATGACAAATAAAGTTATTCAAAGAAATATTCATATTTCGCACCGTAAAGCTTCTCTTGTAATTGATTTAGTTCGAAACAAGCCAGTACATGAAGCAATTCGAATTTTAAGTAATACACCAAAGAAGTTTGCTCCAATCGTTTTGAAATTACTTAACTCAGCAATTTCAAACGTTCAACATAACTCTAAAGATATGGATCCAAGTAAACTATATATTTACAAAATTGTAGCTAATCAAGGTCCAACAATGAAAAGAACACTACCACGTGCTAAGGGTTCTGCTGATCAATTATTTAAACGTACAACACATTTAGAAATTGTTTTATCTGATGATGTTAATGAACGTGAAAAAGAATTAGCAGCTATTAAAGCTAAAAAATCAAAAAAACCATTAGCAGTTGAACCGATTGCTAAAGTTGAAACTAAAAAAGTTGCTAAACCAAGCAAAGTAGAAATAAAACCAGTTGAAAAAGACGAAAACGTTGATCCAGAACTTTTAAAACGTGAACAACAAGTTTTAAAAGTTGTTGAAAAAACTGCTTCACAAAAAGAAGAAGAAACTACTGAAACAATTATGATTTCAACATCACCTAAGAATGCACAAGTTTTATTTGATGATTTAGAAAAAAATGTAATCTTTTATAAAACAACACCTATTAATAAAGTTTTACGTGTACTAGTTTATGTAACTAGCCCAACTAAAAAAGTTGTTGGTGAATTTGATTTAGAATCAGTTGAAATTGGTGCAATTTCATCAATTTGAAGAAAATACAGCAAACAATCTGTAATTTCTAAAAAAGAATATGATGCTTACTATGAAGGAAAAGATAAAGCACATGCACTTGTAAGCAAAAAAGCATATAAATACCGTAATCCAAAAGATCTTAGCGAATATAACATGACTAAAGGTCCAAGTGGATTCCAATATTTAAAATAG
- the rpsC gene encoding 30S ribosomal protein S3, whose protein sequence is MGQKVNPNGLRFGINKQWLSRWVPTDQLQMAKWLVEDDKIRKYLSTKYKNAGIDHVEIERDQQRVNVYVYAVQSGLLIGTEASEKKLIELAINKIVGRKQLVSLKVVEVQIPELQASLMAREIADAIENRVSFRIAQKMVIKKVLKAGARGIKTHVSGRLGGVEMAREEGYTQGVMTLHTLRADIDYSMQEAHTTYGIIGVKVWINRGELFGNKLVNSVAHAANKEFSRSSKPKKGSFNRSSRSKNTKPAPKQAVSE, encoded by the coding sequence ATGGGTCAAAAAGTAAATCCAAATGGACTAAGATTTGGGATCAACAAACAATGACTATCTCGTTGAGTGCCAACTGATCAATTACAAATGGCTAAATGATTAGTTGAAGATGATAAGATTAGAAAATATTTATCAACAAAATATAAAAATGCTGGTATTGATCATGTAGAAATTGAACGTGACCAACAACGGGTAAATGTTTATGTATATGCTGTACAAAGTGGTTTATTAATTGGAACAGAAGCATCAGAAAAGAAATTAATTGAATTAGCAATTAACAAAATCGTTGGTCGTAAACAATTAGTATCTTTAAAAGTAGTTGAAGTTCAAATTCCAGAATTACAAGCTTCATTAATGGCACGTGAAATTGCCGACGCAATTGAAAATAGAGTTTCATTTAGAATTGCTCAAAAAATGGTAATTAAAAAAGTTCTAAAAGCTGGTGCTAGAGGTATTAAAACACATGTTTCAGGTCGTTTAGGTGGCGTGGAAATGGCACGTGAAGAAGGATATACACAAGGTGTAATGACCTTACATACATTACGTGCAGATATTGATTATTCAATGCAAGAAGCACATACAACTTATGGAATTATTGGTGTTAAAGTTTGAATTAATCGTGGCGAATTATTTGGTAACAAATTAGTAAACAGTGTTGCGCATGCTGCAAATAAGGAATTTAGTCGTAGTTCAAAACCAAAAAAAGGATCATTTAATCGTTCATCAAGATCAAAAAATACTAAACCTGCTCCAAAACAAGCAGTTAGCGAATAG
- the rplP gene encoding 50S ribosomal protein L16, whose product MLQPKRTKFRKPHKVSYEGKAKGNKQVDFGEFGLMALEGAWIDARQIESARIAISKRLLKTGKMWIRIFPHMSLTKKPLEVRMGSGKGSPEKWVAVVKAGTVMFEIANVSEELMCEALRAAGNKLPIKVKIVKKGEAN is encoded by the coding sequence ATGTTACAACCAAAAAGAACAAAATTTCGTAAGCCTCATAAAGTAAGCTACGAAGGTAAAGCTAAAGGAAATAAACAAGTTGATTTTGGTGAATTTGGATTAATGGCACTAGAAGGTGCATGAATTGATGCGCGTCAAATTGAATCAGCACGGATTGCAATTTCAAAACGTTTATTAAAAACTGGTAAAATGTGAATTCGTATTTTCCCACATATGTCATTAACTAAAAAACCATTAGAAGTACGTATGGGTTCTGGTAAAGGTAGTCCAGAAAAATGAGTAGCAGTTGTAAAGGCTGGAACAGTAATGTTTGAAATTGCTAATGTTTCAGAAGAATTAATGTGTGAAGCTTTACGTGCTGCTGGAAATAAGTTACCAATTAAAGTAAAAATTGTTAAGAAGGGAGAAGCTAACTAA
- the rpmC gene encoding 50S ribosomal protein L29 has translation MSSIAQDLRKKDSLELEKIVIELKAKLLELRFAAANGEAEKLHTAKEIRKTIARALTILNERELAEKLNNKEANK, from the coding sequence ATGAGTAGTATTGCACAAGATCTTCGTAAAAAAGATAGCTTAGAACTTGAAAAAATTGTTATTGAGCTTAAAGCCAAATTATTAGAACTTCGTTTTGCAGCTGCGAATGGGGAAGCAGAAAAACTTCATACAGCCAAAGAAATTCGTAAAACAATTGCACGTGCATTAACAATTTTAAATGAACGTGAATTAGCAGAAAAATTAAACAACAAGGAGGCTAATAAATAA
- the rpsQ gene encoding 30S ribosomal protein S17: MERSRRKVLEGLVVSDKMQKTVVVSVETKSKHPIYRKLVISHKKYHAHNDNDDAKVGDLVEITETRPLSATKNWRVSKILERAR, encoded by the coding sequence ATGGAAAGAAGCCGTCGTAAAGTTTTAGAAGGGTTAGTAGTTTCAGATAAAATGCAAAAAACTGTTGTTGTTAGTGTTGAAACTAAAAGCAAACACCCAATATATAGAAAACTTGTAATTAGTCATAAAAAATACCACGCACACAATGATAATGATGATGCCAAAGTTGGTGACCTTGTTGAAATCACTGAAACTCGTCCATTAAGTGCAACAAAAAATTGAAGAGTTAGCAAAATTTTAGAAAGAGCACGTTAG
- the rplN gene encoding 50S ribosomal protein L14, whose product MIQHMTRLKVADNTGAKEVGVIKVLGGSKKRYASVGDIVVVSVKKATPAGLIAKGQMAKAVIVRTKKSIRRESGLLIRFDENACVLIKEDKTPRGSRIFGPVAREIRDRGYTKIASLAPEVL is encoded by the coding sequence ATGATTCAACATATGACAAGACTAAAAGTTGCAGATAACACAGGTGCTAAAGAAGTTGGAGTAATCAAAGTGCTTGGTGGCTCTAAAAAACGTTATGCATCAGTGGGCGATATTGTAGTTGTCTCAGTTAAAAAAGCAACACCTGCTGGTTTAATTGCTAAAGGACAAATGGCCAAAGCTGTAATTGTTAGAACAAAAAAATCAATTCGTCGTGAGTCTGGTTTATTAATTAGATTTGACGAAAACGCATGTGTACTTATTAAAGAGGATAAGACACCAAGAGGATCACGTATTTTTGGTCCTGTAGCAAGAGAAATTCGTGATCGTGGATACACAAAAATTGCTTCTCTTGCTCCTGAAGTATTATAG
- the rplX gene encoding 50S ribosomal protein L24 — protein sequence MNRIKKGDTVVVISGKNKNKSGVVIQVNPKEQTALVEGVNKIKRHQKKDQTHEQSGIIEKEAPIRLCKLALVDPKGKDKGKATKVKYLLKDNKKVRVARKSGSELDVNKK from the coding sequence ATGAACAGAATTAAAAAAGGCGATACAGTTGTTGTTATTTCAGGTAAAAACAAAAATAAATCTGGCGTAGTTATTCAAGTTAACCCTAAAGAACAAACAGCACTTGTTGAAGGCGTTAATAAAATTAAACGTCATCAAAAGAAAGATCAAACGCATGAACAATCTGGAATTATTGAAAAAGAAGCTCCAATTCGTTTATGTAAATTAGCATTAGTTGATCCTAAAGGAAAAGATAAAGGTAAAGCAACTAAAGTTAAATATTTACTTAAAGATAACAAAAAAGTTCGTGTAGCACGTAAAAGTGGTTCAGAACTTGATGTAAATAAAAAATAA
- the rplE gene encoding 50S ribosomal protein L5, protein MAFLKDLYKNKVAKDLQKEFAYSSVMQIPKIEKVVINAGIGNAVADKKHLEAAISELTLITGQRPVETKAKKSIATFKLRAGQSIGAKVTLRGDRMWAFIETLFNIALPRVRDFKGISNNSFDNQGNYTLGIKEQIIFPQVVYDDVKSVRGFDVTFVTTAKTAQEAKALLVGLGAPFQKVRGDK, encoded by the coding sequence ATGGCATTCTTAAAAGATTTATATAAAAATAAAGTTGCTAAAGATTTGCAAAAAGAATTTGCTTATTCTTCTGTAATGCAAATTCCTAAAATTGAAAAAGTAGTTATTAACGCAGGAATTGGAAATGCTGTTGCTGATAAAAAACATTTAGAAGCAGCTATTTCAGAATTAACTTTGATTACAGGACAAAGACCTGTTGAAACAAAAGCTAAAAAATCAATTGCAACATTTAAATTACGTGCTGGTCAAAGTATTGGTGCTAAAGTTACATTACGTGGCGATCGTATGTGAGCATTTATTGAAACTTTATTTAATATTGCTTTACCTCGTGTACGTGATTTTAAAGGAATTTCAAATAATTCGTTTGATAACCAAGGTAACTACACTTTAGGTATTAAAGAACAAATTATTTTCCCTCAAGTTGTTTATGATGATGTTAAATCAGTGCGTGGTTTTGATGTAACATTTGTTACAACTGCAAAAACAGCCCAAGAAGCTAAAGCATTACTAGTGGGACTAGGTGCTCCATTTCAAAAAGTAAGAGGAGACAAATAA
- a CDS encoding type Z 30S ribosomal protein S14 produces the protein MAKKSLIAKQKKHQKFAVREYTRCVRCGRPHAVNRKFGVCRLCFRDLAYAGAIPGIKKASW, from the coding sequence ATGGCGAAAAAATCATTAATTGCTAAGCAAAAAAAACATCAAAAATTTGCAGTTCGTGAATACACTCGTTGCGTAAGATGTGGTCGTCCACATGCTGTTAATCGTAAATTTGGTGTATGTCGTCTTTGCTTTAGAGATTTAGCTTACGCTGGTGCAATTCCAGGAATTAAGAAAGCATCTTGATAG
- the rpsH gene encoding 30S ribosomal protein S8 → MYLDPIAELITKINNGRKAHKAEVSFATSKLKTAILELLVKEGYIKSYDIRPTENNKSETVVKLKYKNQTTSSINGFKQISKPGLRIYSTHLNLPKVLNGLGIAIITTSKGVMSDKQARKENVGGEVIAYVW, encoded by the coding sequence ATGTATTTAGATCCAATTGCTGAATTAATTACAAAAATTAATAATGGTCGTAAGGCCCATAAAGCTGAAGTTAGTTTTGCAACTTCAAAGCTTAAAACAGCGATTTTAGAATTATTGGTTAAAGAAGGATATATCAAATCTTATGATATTCGTCCAACTGAAAACAATAAATCTGAAACAGTTGTTAAACTAAAATACAAAAACCAAACAACATCTTCTATCAATGGTTTTAAACAAATTTCAAAACCAGGATTAAGAATTTATTCAACACACTTAAATTTACCAAAAGTATTAAATGGTTTAGGAATTGCTATCATCACAACTTCAAAAGGTGTTATGTCAGATAAACAAGCAAGAAAGGAAAATGTAGGCGGGGAAGTAATCGCTTACGTTTGATAA
- the rplF gene encoding 50S ribosomal protein L6, whose amino-acid sequence MSRIGNRKLTIPANVNVSVESGKVHIVSQTAKLSVDFPVNLISVDVVDNTVKVSRANDEKQTKMFHGTVNANIANALVGVTTGWKKELEVKGVGFRAKVEGSKLNLGLGFSHPLLIQIPTGLKVETPSATEISINGADKAAVGAFAAVVRAYRKPEPYKGKGVMYKGERIVRKAGKTADKKK is encoded by the coding sequence ATGTCAAGAATTGGAAATCGTAAATTAACTATTCCAGCTAATGTAAATGTTAGTGTTGAATCTGGTAAAGTACATATTGTTAGTCAAACTGCAAAATTAAGTGTTGATTTTCCAGTAAATCTAATTAGTGTAGATGTTGTTGATAATACTGTTAAAGTTAGTCGTGCAAACGATGAAAAACAAACAAAAATGTTTCATGGAACAGTAAATGCAAATATTGCTAATGCTTTAGTTGGTGTAACTACTGGTTGAAAGAAAGAATTAGAAGTTAAAGGGGTAGGTTTTAGAGCAAAAGTTGAAGGTTCAAAACTTAATTTAGGATTAGGTTTTTCTCACCCTTTATTAATTCAAATTCCAACAGGTTTAAAAGTTGAAACACCATCAGCTACTGAAATTAGTATTAATGGAGCAGATAAAGCTGCTGTTGGTGCTTTTGCAGCAGTAGTACGTGCTTATCGTAAACCAGAACCTTACAAAGGTAAAGGTGTGATGTATAAGGGCGAAAGAATTGTGCGTAAAGCAGGTAAAACTGCAGATAAGAAAAAATAG